The proteins below are encoded in one region of Arenibacter algicola:
- a CDS encoding TetR/AcrR family transcriptional regulator, giving the protein MKEKILEKATDMFLNLGFKSVTMDDLANEMGISKKTIYTHFENKTKLVQECTFGLLNRINLGIDLICSSGKNPIEELYDIKKFVISQLKDEKSSPQYQLQKYYPKIFDNLSKKQYELMQECTVNNIKRGLEMGIYRENLNVEFVSRIYISGVASIKDDRFFPQGNFSAKELQDYFLEYHLRGIVTPKGRKILNDIINSTYE; this is encoded by the coding sequence ATGAAGGAAAAAATTTTAGAAAAGGCAACGGATATGTTTTTGAACCTCGGGTTTAAAAGTGTTACCATGGATGATTTGGCGAATGAAATGGGGATATCAAAAAAAACGATCTACACCCATTTTGAAAACAAGACAAAGTTGGTACAGGAATGCACTTTCGGCCTATTGAATCGGATTAATTTGGGAATAGATTTAATATGTTCCAGTGGAAAGAATCCTATTGAGGAATTGTACGACATTAAGAAGTTTGTTATTTCGCAATTGAAGGATGAAAAATCTTCCCCCCAATACCAGTTGCAAAAATACTATCCCAAAATATTTGACAACCTTAGTAAAAAGCAATATGAACTTATGCAGGAATGTACTGTAAACAATATCAAAAGAGGTTTGGAAATGGGGATTTACAGGGAAAATTTAAACGTGGAATTTGTATCTCGGATTTATATTTCCGGTGTGGCCAGTATTAAGGACGACCGCTTTTTCCCGCAAGGTAATTTCTCTGCAAAAGAATTACAGGATTATTTTCTTGAATATCATTTACGCGGAATTGTAACACCCAAGGGTAGAAAGATACTAAATGATATAATCAATTCAACTTATGAATAA